The following proteins come from a genomic window of Deltaproteobacteria bacterium:
- a CDS encoding proline--tRNA ligase, with translation MRMSAAFVPTLKESPADAQVRSHVYMVRGGFIRQLAAGVYNFLPLGWRVIHKIEAIIRDEMTRAGAQEVLMPAAVPAELWKESGRWDKYGPELLRFKDRKGADFCFGPTHEEVIVDMVRRDTSSYRDLPLNLFQIQAKFRDELRPRAGLMRGREFIMKDAYSFDVDREGALRSYEAMYAAYERIFRRCGLAFRVVEADTGAIGGDRSHEFQVLAPSGEDTLVACDACDYAANVEQAEFRPAAAAPAGEPAPLARVATPNARTIDEVAAFLGVDPARIVKTLVYVAGDELVAVLVRGDHAVNEVKLKKVLGVDAVHLAGDKQTAEATGAPVGFAGPVGLDLRVIADADLRGATGMVCGANEADAHYTGVDLERDARVDVWAPIRLAQEGDRCPRCDAGSFRVERGIEVGHVFYLGTVYSEPMNCTFLDEQGQTRVMEMGCYGIGVTRVAAAAIEQHSDDRGIIWPMSIAPYEVQVLSLQAKDDAVVRAADDIYDALRARGIEVLYDDRPERAGAKFADADLIGVPLRVQVGKRGLAAGTVEVKWRRDAGASDVPVADVVDRIAALVAEEKARLSA, from the coding sequence ATGCGGATGTCAGCGGCCTTCGTGCCCACCCTCAAAGAGAGCCCCGCCGACGCGCAGGTGCGCAGCCACGTCTACATGGTGCGCGGCGGGTTCATCCGGCAGCTCGCGGCCGGCGTGTACAACTTCTTGCCGCTCGGCTGGCGCGTCATCCACAAGATCGAGGCGATCATCCGCGACGAGATGACCCGCGCCGGCGCGCAGGAGGTGCTCATGCCCGCGGCGGTGCCGGCGGAGCTGTGGAAGGAGTCGGGCCGGTGGGACAAGTACGGGCCGGAGCTGTTGCGGTTCAAGGACCGCAAGGGCGCCGACTTCTGCTTCGGCCCGACGCACGAGGAGGTCATCGTCGACATGGTGCGGCGCGACACCAGCTCGTACCGCGACCTGCCGCTCAACCTGTTTCAGATTCAGGCCAAGTTTCGCGACGAGCTGCGCCCGCGCGCGGGGTTGATGCGCGGGCGCGAGTTCATCATGAAGGACGCCTACTCGTTCGACGTGGATCGCGAGGGCGCCCTGCGCTCGTACGAGGCGATGTACGCGGCGTACGAGCGGATCTTTCGCCGCTGTGGCCTCGCGTTCCGGGTCGTCGAGGCGGACACCGGCGCGATCGGCGGCGACCGCTCCCACGAGTTCCAGGTGCTCGCGCCGTCGGGCGAGGACACGCTGGTCGCGTGCGACGCGTGCGACTACGCGGCGAACGTCGAGCAGGCGGAATTCCGTCCGGCCGCCGCCGCGCCCGCGGGCGAGCCCGCGCCGCTGGCGCGGGTCGCGACGCCGAACGCGCGCACGATCGACGAGGTGGCGGCGTTCCTCGGCGTCGATCCGGCCCGCATCGTCAAGACGCTCGTGTACGTGGCGGGCGACGAGCTGGTCGCCGTGCTCGTCCGCGGCGATCACGCCGTCAACGAGGTGAAGCTCAAGAAGGTGCTCGGCGTCGACGCGGTGCACCTGGCCGGCGACAAGCAGACCGCGGAGGCGACCGGCGCGCCGGTCGGGTTCGCCGGGCCGGTCGGCCTCGACCTGCGCGTGATCGCCGACGCGGATCTGCGCGGCGCCACCGGCATGGTGTGCGGCGCCAACGAGGCTGATGCGCACTACACCGGGGTCGACCTCGAGCGCGACGCGCGCGTCGACGTGTGGGCGCCGATCCGGCTCGCGCAGGAGGGCGACCGCTGCCCGCGCTGCGACGCGGGCAGCTTCCGCGTCGAGCGCGGCATCGAGGTCGGCCACGTGTTCTACCTCGGCACCGTCTACTCGGAGCCGATGAACTGCACGTTCCTCGACGAGCAGGGCCAGACCCGGGTAATGGAAATGGGCTGCTACGGCATCGGGGTCACCCGCGTCGCCGCCGCCGCCATCGAGCAGCACAGCGACGACCGCGGCATCATCTGGCCGATGTCGATCGCGCCGTACGAGGTGCAGGTGCTGTCGCTGCAGGCCAAGGACGACGCGGTCGTGCGCGCGGCCGACGACATCTACGACGCGCTGCGCGCGCGCGGCATCGAAGTGCTCTACGACGACCGGCCCGAGCGCGCCGGCGCCAAGTTCGCCGACGCGGACCTCATCGGCGTGCCGCTGCGCGTGCAGGTCGGAAAGCGCGGACTGGCGGCCGGTACGGTCGAGGTCAAGTGGCGGCGCGACGCGGGCGCGAGCGACGTCCCGGTCGCCGACGTGGTCGACCGGATCGCGGCGCTGGTCGCCGAGGAGAAGGCGAGGCTGTCGGCGTGA
- a CDS encoding orotidine-5'-phosphate decarboxylase yields MSFDPGTRLIVALDVPDAAAAVALAERVRGAAALVKVGLELFCTEGPQVVRRLVAAGHRVMLDLKLHDIPATVARAAERVAALGADLLTVHAAGGRAMLEAAVRAAAPVRVLAVTVLTSLGEDDLDAIGAVGPVASLVDRRARLAAACGCAGIVASPVEARAVRGRVPRDFLIVTPGVRPAGADAGDQKRVATPAAAVAAGADLVVVGRPIRDAADPAAAARAIADELARAPERR; encoded by the coding sequence GTGAGCTTCGATCCGGGCACCCGCCTGATCGTGGCGCTCGACGTGCCGGACGCGGCGGCGGCCGTCGCGTTGGCCGAGCGCGTTCGCGGTGCCGCGGCGCTGGTCAAGGTCGGGCTCGAGCTGTTTTGCACCGAGGGACCCCAGGTCGTGCGCCGGCTCGTCGCCGCCGGGCACCGCGTGATGCTCGACCTCAAGCTCCACGACATTCCGGCGACCGTCGCGCGCGCGGCCGAACGGGTCGCGGCGCTCGGCGCCGACTTGCTCACCGTGCACGCGGCCGGCGGTCGCGCGATGCTCGAGGCGGCCGTGCGCGCGGCGGCGCCCGTGCGCGTGCTCGCGGTCACCGTGCTCACGTCGCTCGGGGAGGACGACCTCGACGCGATCGGCGCGGTCGGTCCGGTCGCCAGCCTGGTCGACCGCCGCGCGCGCCTGGCGGCGGCGTGCGGCTGCGCGGGGATCGTGGCGTCGCCGGTCGAGGCGCGCGCGGTGCGCGGCCGCGTGCCGCGCGACTTCTTGATCGTGACGCCCGGCGTGCGGCCGGCCGGGGCGGACGCGGGCGACCAAAAGCGCGTCGCAACGCCGGCGGCGGCGGTCGCGGCCGGTGCGGACCTGGTCGTCGTCGGCCGGCCGATCCGCGACGCGGCGGACCCGGCGGCGGCGGCGCGCGCGATCGCGGACGAGCTGGCGCGCGCGCCGGAGCGGCGCTGA
- the rlmB gene encoding 23S rRNA (guanosine(2251)-2'-O)-methyltransferase RlmB has protein sequence MARVVYGVGPVSELLERRPRSVAVVYVHKPDARVAAAAARRGVDVQVRSRAELDALAGPGARHQGVVALAGEFAYADFDDVLAAQPSLIVALDSVQDPHNLGAIVRSAYLLGADAVVVPKDRAARVTAVATKASAGATEHMPIARVTNLARALADAKRAGMWVVGVASHPDAQPLSAIDATDRLCLVVGAEGSGIRPLVQRACDRFVEIPMAGAAVGSFNVSVAAAIALYEVARQRVARGA, from the coding sequence GTGGCGCGGGTGGTCTACGGCGTCGGACCGGTGAGCGAGCTGCTCGAGCGGCGGCCTCGCTCGGTCGCGGTGGTGTACGTGCACAAGCCGGACGCGCGCGTCGCGGCGGCCGCAGCGCGCCGCGGCGTCGACGTGCAGGTCCGGTCGCGCGCCGAACTCGACGCGCTCGCCGGCCCGGGGGCGCGCCACCAGGGCGTCGTCGCGCTCGCGGGCGAGTTCGCCTACGCAGACTTCGACGACGTGCTCGCGGCGCAGCCGTCGCTGATCGTCGCGCTTGACTCGGTGCAGGACCCGCACAATCTCGGCGCGATCGTCCGCTCGGCGTACCTGCTCGGCGCCGACGCGGTCGTCGTGCCCAAGGACCGCGCCGCGCGCGTGACGGCCGTCGCGACCAAGGCGTCGGCGGGCGCGACGGAACACATGCCGATCGCGCGGGTGACGAACCTCGCGCGCGCGCTGGCGGACGCCAAGCGCGCGGGCATGTGGGTCGTCGGCGTCGCGTCGCACCCGGACGCGCAGCCGCTGTCCGCGATCGACGCGACCGATCGCCTCTGCCTCGTGGTCGGCGCCGAGGGCAGCGGCATCCGCCCGCTCGTGCAGCGCGCCTGCGACCGCTTCGTCGAGATCCCGATGGCGGGCGCGGCCGTCGGCAGCTTCAACGTGTCCGTCGCGGCCGCGATCGCGCTGTACGAAGTGGCGCGACAGCGCGTCGCGCGCGGCGCGTAG
- a CDS encoding ATP-dependent DNA helicase RecQ — MVGRSDCDGVPVVPDPDVAAGSETMRAVVADGGDVAERMLQIGRRRFGIRHFRPGQELTIRNVIAGIDTLAIMPTGGGKSLCYQLPALELPGITLVVSPLIALMKDQHDKLEALGIEVVRLDSTIGPREEASAMARLAHGAPCVAYVTPERLADANFRARLGDARVALFVVDEAHCISQWGHDFRPAYLGLAAAIEALGRPTVLALTATAPPRVKDDILAQLAIPDASVVDVGLSRPNLRYHVFKARSERKKQQLLLQLLERQEGCGIIYAATVKTVDLLHDFLRDHGIAAGRYHGRMRAKEREAVQTAFMERGEPRIMVATNAFGLGVDKQDIRFVIHYNFPGSLESYYQEAGRAGRDGQPANCVLLYQPEDKRIQSFFLGGRYPTPDQTRAVAEALIELYQVDRRPPPVKQIAERADAPAKKTRVVLSFLKEVGFVEERAGANFRPLTAEPPGLDDLERATRRYEQKRAQDRARLQAMLRYATSNLCRTRLLLTYFGYADDAGSACGVCDNCLRAREQAQERADAEPIRRERAPGARGGPVDRRTMLEQAVARRHARSHRVRALKIERAKNVPLASHGLGKGDVVRHKTWGEGEIVRVHGETVGAFFPGYGEKLLKASFLEKVE, encoded by the coding sequence ATGGTCGGGCGAAGTGACTGTGACGGGGTGCCCGTGGTTCCGGACCCGGATGTGGCCGCCGGCAGCGAAACGATGCGCGCGGTGGTCGCGGACGGCGGCGACGTCGCCGAGCGGATGCTCCAGATCGGACGCCGCCGGTTCGGCATCCGGCACTTTCGGCCCGGCCAGGAGCTGACCATCCGCAACGTGATCGCCGGCATCGACACGCTCGCGATCATGCCGACCGGCGGCGGCAAATCGCTGTGTTACCAGCTCCCCGCCCTGGAGCTGCCGGGCATCACCCTGGTGGTGTCGCCGCTGATCGCGCTGATGAAGGACCAGCACGACAAGCTCGAGGCCCTCGGTATCGAGGTCGTTCGCCTCGACTCGACGATCGGGCCGCGCGAGGAGGCCTCGGCGATGGCTCGCCTCGCCCACGGGGCGCCGTGCGTGGCCTACGTCACGCCGGAGCGGCTCGCGGACGCGAACTTTCGCGCGCGGCTCGGCGACGCGCGGGTCGCGCTGTTCGTGGTCGACGAGGCCCACTGCATCTCCCAGTGGGGGCACGACTTCCGGCCCGCCTACCTCGGGCTCGCCGCGGCCATCGAGGCGCTCGGCCGCCCGACCGTGCTCGCGCTCACGGCCACCGCACCGCCGCGCGTCAAAGACGACATCCTCGCCCAACTCGCCATTCCGGACGCCTCCGTGGTGGACGTCGGCCTCAGCCGGCCGAACCTCCGCTACCACGTGTTCAAGGCCCGCAGTGAACGCAAGAAGCAACAGCTGCTCCTGCAACTTCTGGAGCGCCAGGAAGGTTGCGGCATCATCTACGCGGCGACCGTCAAGACCGTCGATCTGCTGCACGATTTTCTGCGCGACCACGGCATCGCCGCCGGCCGCTACCATGGGCGCATGCGGGCCAAGGAGCGCGAGGCGGTCCAGACCGCGTTCATGGAGCGCGGCGAGCCGCGCATCATGGTCGCGACCAACGCATTCGGCCTCGGAGTCGACAAGCAGGACATCCGGTTCGTCATCCACTACAACTTTCCGGGCTCGCTCGAGAGCTACTACCAGGAGGCGGGACGCGCGGGGCGAGACGGCCAGCCGGCGAACTGCGTGCTGCTGTACCAGCCGGAAGACAAGCGCATCCAGAGTTTCTTCCTCGGCGGGCGCTACCCGACGCCCGATCAGACCCGCGCGGTGGCCGAGGCGCTCATCGAGTTGTATCAGGTCGACCGCCGGCCGCCGCCCGTCAAGCAGATCGCCGAGCGCGCCGACGCGCCCGCCAAAAAGACGCGGGTCGTGCTGTCCTTTCTCAAAGAAGTCGGCTTCGTCGAGGAGCGCGCCGGCGCCAACTTCCGGCCGCTGACCGCCGAGCCGCCGGGACTCGACGACCTCGAACGCGCGACGCGCCGCTACGAGCAAAAGCGCGCGCAAGATCGGGCGCGGCTGCAGGCGATGCTGCGCTACGCGACGTCCAACCTGTGCCGCACGCGCCTGCTGCTGACCTACTTCGGCTATGCGGACGACGCCGGCAGCGCGTGCGGTGTATGCGACAACTGCCTGCGCGCGCGCGAGCAGGCACAGGAGCGAGCCGACGCCGAGCCGATTCGCCGCGAGCGGGCGCCGGGGGCTCGCGGCGGCCCGGTCGACCGCCGCACCATGCTCGAGCAGGCGGTCGCGCGGCGCCACGCGCGCAGCCACCGGGTGCGCGCGCTCAAGATCGAGCGCGCCAAGAACGTCCCGCTGGCCAGCCACGGGCTCGGCAAGGGCGACGTCGTGCGCCACAAGACCTGGGGCGAGGGCGAGATCGTCCGCGTGCACGGCGAGACCGTCGGCGCGTTCTTCCCCGGCTACGGCGAAAAGCTGCTCAAGGCGAGCTTCCTCGAGAAGGTCGAGTGA
- the asd gene encoding aspartate-semialdehyde dehydrogenase produces the protein MTTSSRVRVGIVGATGVAGQQFVAALADHPIFEVAALAASARSAGKPYRDALANADGQVGWYADGPLPDAVAALPVQDATAFDARAVGLVFCCTEAAAARELEPNYAQHVPVISTASAFRYEEDVPLLLPGVNPDHAGLLDRQRARRGWKGFIAPNPNCTTVGLAMTLAPLHRAFGVRRVYMTSMQAVSGAGRSPGVAALDVIDNIIPFIPGEEDKVERETRKILGAFDGDVIRPAEVHVSCTCTRVGVLEGHTESVFVQLERPATRDDLVGAWREAGAEFVARGYPSAPERLIDVVDDPYRPQVRLDRDAGGGLTTVVGRVRPDGDDGHGWKYLLVSHNTKMGAARGCVLVAEHLHERGWIG, from the coding sequence ATGACCACGTCGAGTCGAGTCCGCGTCGGAATCGTCGGCGCCACGGGAGTGGCCGGCCAGCAGTTCGTGGCCGCATTGGCCGATCACCCCATCTTCGAGGTGGCCGCGCTGGCCGCGTCGGCTCGCAGCGCGGGCAAGCCGTACCGCGACGCCCTCGCGAATGCCGACGGCCAGGTCGGTTGGTACGCCGACGGACCGCTGCCGGACGCGGTCGCGGCGCTGCCGGTTCAGGACGCGACCGCGTTCGACGCGCGCGCGGTCGGCCTCGTGTTCTGCTGCACCGAGGCGGCCGCGGCGCGCGAACTCGAGCCCAATTACGCCCAGCACGTACCGGTGATCTCGACCGCGTCCGCGTTTCGCTACGAGGAGGACGTGCCGCTGCTGCTGCCCGGGGTCAACCCGGACCACGCGGGTCTGCTCGACCGCCAGCGGGCGCGGCGCGGCTGGAAGGGGTTCATCGCGCCGAACCCCAACTGCACCACCGTCGGCCTCGCGATGACGCTCGCGCCGCTGCACCGCGCCTTCGGCGTGCGGCGCGTGTACATGACGTCGATGCAGGCGGTGTCGGGCGCGGGGCGTTCGCCGGGCGTGGCGGCATTGGACGTCATCGACAACATCATCCCGTTCATTCCCGGCGAGGAGGACAAGGTCGAGCGCGAGACGCGCAAGATCCTCGGCGCGTTCGACGGAGACGTCATCCGGCCGGCCGAGGTCCACGTGTCGTGCACGTGTACGCGCGTGGGCGTGCTCGAGGGCCACACCGAGTCGGTGTTCGTCCAGCTCGAACGCCCGGCGACGCGCGACGACCTGGTCGGCGCGTGGCGCGAGGCGGGGGCCGAGTTCGTCGCGCGCGGGTACCCGAGCGCGCCCGAGCGGCTCATCGACGTGGTCGACGACCCCTACCGGCCGCAGGTACGCCTCGACCGCGACGCGGGCGGCGGGCTGACGACGGTGGTCGGCCGCGTGCGGCCGGATGGGGACGACGGGCACGGCTGGAAGTATCTGCTCGTATCGCACAACACGAAGATGGGCGCCGCGCGCGGCTGCGTGCTGGTCGCCGAGCACTTGCACGAGCGCGGATGGATCGGGTGA
- a CDS encoding S1 family peptidase: MPLRRVRPRPRHLRRAVRRRPARVPGGLLVRVVRRRRQGVHDSAGRLRLCGRRARPRRESVGAGRPRAPRVFRLAPSPPRPAFVISNGMLDRPEVRRMHRVSTVWLAAAALAAGCAADGEPAPADLARDTAAVSQPEGSPLLDTEFPGVCAIEVILPLDEEPPIQERDPRWCSCTLIADRVVLTAAHCIEENTRDDVHCNDGTPEGTPGPCLDDITIAFGLTFDQANRVGFDAIKIHRYYDPDIPNVNDIALIHLTDDPGVAPIAINDAPLSPDVVGSQATFVGYGITHADLEDFGTRRRVDTPITAIGSDTVAAGTDDTSACRGDDGGPVLADLGDGPVQIALHTVISDCSPTARRARVDRFARDVIYPFVDRYNGPCAFDGTCVESGCRSPDPDCDPCLEDGTCTEDCPTRDPDCPLGVFPGGTCEQSGECERGGRCIAAKDDPSFTYCSQPCDPAAAVSGCPAEMECTDLGDGTGECEYTVPSPGSQGYPCDCASGTNCENPGCRSGLCEEGICVVECDSSADCPAPADPDAAPYECVDSRVKSGARVCVGRLISGGGGFCDPNSVAGADPRGTWGGLAALAIAALALVWTGRRRRR, from the coding sequence ATGCCGCTCCGGCGCGTGCGACCCCGACCACGGCATCTGCGTCGAGCAGTGCGGCGACGGCCTGCCCGAGTGCCCGGAGGGCTACTCGTGCGAGTCGTTCGGCGGCGGCGTCAAGGCGTGCACGATTCCGCCGGACGGCTGCGGCTGTGCGGCCGGCGCGCGCGGCCGCGCCGCGAATCCGTGGGGGCTGGTCGGCCTCGCGCTCCTCGGGTTTTTCGCCTTGCGCCGTCGCCCCCGCGCCCGGCATTCGTGATATCGAACGGCATGCTCGACCGCCCGGAGGTCCGACGGATGCATCGCGTTTCGACAGTCTGGCTCGCGGCCGCCGCGCTGGCCGCGGGGTGTGCCGCCGACGGGGAGCCGGCGCCGGCCGACCTGGCGCGGGACACGGCCGCCGTGTCGCAGCCCGAGGGCTCGCCGCTGCTCGACACGGAGTTTCCCGGGGTGTGCGCGATCGAAGTGATCCTACCGCTCGACGAGGAGCCGCCGATTCAGGAGCGCGACCCGCGGTGGTGTTCCTGCACGCTGATCGCGGACCGCGTCGTCCTCACCGCGGCGCACTGCATCGAGGAGAACACCCGCGACGACGTGCACTGCAACGACGGGACGCCGGAAGGAACTCCGGGGCCGTGCCTCGACGACATCACCATCGCCTTCGGGCTCACGTTCGACCAGGCCAACCGCGTCGGCTTCGACGCCATCAAGATCCATCGCTACTACGACCCGGACATACCGAACGTCAACGACATCGCGCTGATCCACCTCACTGACGATCCCGGCGTCGCGCCGATCGCCATCAACGACGCGCCGCTGTCGCCCGACGTCGTCGGCAGCCAGGCCACGTTCGTCGGCTACGGCATCACCCACGCCGACCTCGAGGACTTCGGCACCCGGCGGCGGGTCGACACGCCCATCACCGCGATCGGCAGCGACACCGTCGCGGCCGGCACCGACGACACGAGCGCGTGCCGCGGCGACGACGGCGGACCGGTGTTGGCCGATCTGGGCGACGGCCCCGTGCAGATCGCGCTGCACACGGTGATCAGCGACTGCTCGCCGACCGCGCGCCGCGCGCGGGTGGACCGATTCGCGCGCGACGTGATCTATCCGTTCGTCGACCGCTACAACGGCCCGTGCGCATTCGACGGCACGTGCGTCGAGTCCGGCTGCCGGTCGCCGGACCCGGATTGCGACCCATGCCTCGAGGACGGAACCTGCACGGAGGACTGCCCGACGCGCGACCCGGACTGCCCGCTCGGCGTGTTCCCCGGGGGCACATGCGAGCAGTCCGGCGAGTGCGAGCGCGGCGGTCGCTGTATCGCGGCCAAAGACGACCCGTCGTTCACCTACTGTAGCCAGCCGTGTGACCCGGCCGCGGCGGTGAGCGGCTGTCCGGCCGAGATGGAGTGCACCGACCTCGGGGACGGCACCGGGGAGTGTGAGTACACGGTGCCGTCGCCGGGCTCGCAGGGGTACCCGTGCGACTGCGCCAGCGGCACGAACTGCGAAAATCCCGGCTGCCGCTCCGGTCTGTGCGAGGAGGGCATCTGCGTCGTCGAGTGTGATTCGTCCGCCGACTGCCCGGCTCCGGCCGACCCGGACGCGGCGCCGTACGAGTGCGTCGACAGCCGGGTCAAGTCGGGGGCGCGCGTGTGCGTCGGGCGGCTGATCTCGGGCGGCGGCGGCTTCTGCGATCCGAACAGCGTCGCCGGCGCCGACCCGCGCGGTACGTGGGGTGGCCTCGCGGCGCTGGCGATCGCGGCGTTGGCGCTGGTGTGGACCGGGCGCCGCCGGCGGCGCTGA
- a CDS encoding SET domain-containing protein-lysine N-methyltransferase, with protein sequence MPRMDGLEVYLSSIHGYGVRATRPFFKGDIVVVGDGVLYREDDDFDDEYALIVPGYLPNPDGSEGPPLYYDLTDQTRWINHSCDPNTEVDIKWNSELQVAIPWWTALRDIQPGEELTYDYAFAGHLAIPCHCGAPTCRGLIVDPDEAHLVPDELRHLLRGELAEFAQRAG encoded by the coding sequence ATGCCTCGAATGGACGGACTGGAAGTATACCTGTCGAGCATCCACGGGTACGGCGTGCGAGCCACGCGACCTTTCTTCAAGGGCGACATCGTCGTCGTCGGCGACGGCGTCCTGTACCGCGAAGACGACGACTTCGACGACGAATATGCACTCATCGTCCCCGGCTATCTGCCGAACCCCGACGGCTCCGAGGGACCGCCGCTCTACTACGACCTCACGGACCAGACGCGCTGGATCAACCACAGCTGCGATCCGAACACCGAGGTCGACATCAAGTGGAACTCGGAGCTACAGGTCGCCATTCCGTGGTGGACGGCGCTGCGCGACATCCAGCCCGGAGAGGAACTGACCTACGACTACGCGTTCGCCGGTCACCTGGCGATCCCGTGCCACTGCGGCGCCCCAACCTGCCGGGGCCTGATCGTCGATCCGGACGAGGCACACCTCGTGCCTGACGAGTTGCGCCACTTGCTGCGCGGCGAACTGGCCGAGTTCGCTCAGCGCGCGGGCTGA